A stretch of Camelina sativa cultivar DH55 chromosome 18, Cs, whole genome shotgun sequence DNA encodes these proteins:
- the LOC104761293 gene encoding probable NADH dehydrogenase [ubiquinone] 1 alpha subcomplex subunit 5, mitochondrial — protein sequence MFLRVIGRPLLAKVKETTGIVGLDVVPNARVVLIDLYNKTLKEIQAVPEDEGYRKSVEAFTRHRLSVCKEEEDWEVIEKRLGCGQVEELIEEARDELTLIGKMIEWDPWGVPDDYECEVIENDAPIPKHVPQHRPGPLPAEFYKTLEGLLSESKTEIPAATSSSDPQLKE from the exons ATGTTTCTACGGGTAATCGGACGGCCATTATTGGCTAAAGTGAAGGAGACTACGGGGATCGTTGGGCTTGACGTTGTTCCGAACGCGAGAGTGGTGTTGATCGATCTCTATAACAAAACCCTAAAGGAGATCCAAGCCGTACCGGAGGATGAAGGATACCGTAAATCTGTGGAAGCATTCACGCGCCACCGTCTCAGTGTAtgcaaggaagaagaagattgggagGTGATTGAGAAACGGCTTGGTTGTGGTCAGGTTGAAGAGCTTATCGAAGAGGCACGCGATGAGCTCACCCTCATTGGGAAAATGATTG AATGGGACCCTTGGGGTGTTCCAGATGACTACGAGTGTGAAGTAATTGAGAACGATGCACCGATTCCAAAGCACGTTCCTCAGCACCGACCTGGTCCTCTTCCTGCAGAGTTCTACAAAACGCTTGAAGGTCTACTTTCGGAATCCAAAACAGAAATCCCTGCTGCTACTAGCTCCAGCGACCCACAGTTGAAGGAGTAA
- the LOC104763413 gene encoding pentatricopeptide repeat-containing protein At5g52850, chloroplastic-like, translating to MTNKVAAAASSFLSRTNELGTLQQSCIRILSFCESNSSRIGLHIHCPVIKFGLLNNLDLCNNLLSLYLKTDSIWNARKLFDEMPQRTVFAWTVMISAYTKSKEFVSAVSLFGEMMASGTHPSEFTFSSVIRSCAGLRDLSHGARVHGSVIKTGFLGNSVIGSSLTDLYSKCGKLKEARELFSSLQNADTISWTMMISSLVEARKWREALQLYFDMIKVGVSPNEFTFVKLLGASSFLGLEFGKMIHSNIIVRGVPLNVVLKTSLIDFYSRFSLMEDSLRVLNSTGEQDVFLWTSVVSGFVRNLRAKEAIGTFLQMRDLGLQPNNFTYSAILSLCSSIRSLELGKQIHSQMIKVGLEGNTDVGNALVDMYMKCSASEVEALGVFAAMISPNVISWTTLILGLVDHGFEQDCFGLLMEMVAQGVEPNGVTLSGVLRACSKLKSIRQVLEIHGYLLRRHVDGEIIIGNSLVDAYASLNKVDYAWKATRLMDRRDDITYTSLVTRFNELGKYEMALSVISHMFADGIRMDPVSLTGFISASANLGALLNGKHLHCYSEKSGFSSSVSVSNSLVDMYGKCGLLEDAKKVFEEIAMPDVVSWNGMVSALASNGCISSALSAFEDMRMKGFEPDSVTFVILLSACSNGRLTEMGLEYFQSMKDTYNIEPQIEHYVHLVGILGRAGRLEEATGVLETMQLKPNAMIFKTLLRASRYHGNLSLGEDMANKGLALAPSDPAFYILLADLYEESGKPELAQKTRNLMSEKGLGKKPSQSSVEVQGKVHSFVSEDVTTMVKTSGIYAEIESIKEEIKRFGSSYRGNENASFHSAKQAVVYGFIYASPQAPVHVVKNKILCKDCHDFVSILTRLVDKKITVRDGNQVHIFKNGKCSCKREETTYVFSYEAFNKNDKTLL from the coding sequence ATGACGAACAAAGTAGCGGCAGCAGCTTCATCATTTCTCTCTCGCACTAACGAATTGGGTACTCTTCAACAATCATGTATTCGGATACTCTCCTTTTGCGAATCGAATTCATCTCGCATTGGTTTACACATCCACTGCCCTGTGATCAAGTTTGGTCTTTTAAACAATCTCGACTTATGCAACaatcttttgagtctttacttAAAAACCGATAGTATATGGAACGCACGTAaactgttcgatgaaatgccgcAGAGAACTGTTTTTGCATGGACAGTGATGATCTCTGCTTATACTAAGAGCAAAGAGTTTGTGTCAGCGGTTTCGTTGTTTGGGGAAATGATGGCTTCGGGAACTCACCCGAGTGAATTCACATTTTCCTCGGTGATAAGATCTTGTGCTGGTTTAAGAGATCTCAGTCATGGAGCTCGAGTTCATGGTTCTGTTATAAAGACAGGGTTTTTGGGAAACTCTGTTATAGGAAGCAGCTTGACTGATTTGTATTCTAAGTGTGGGAAACTTAAGGAAGCTCGTGAACTGTTTAGTTCTCTTCAGAACGCGGATACTATCTCTTGGACTATGATGATATCTTCTTTAGTTGAAGCTCGTAAATGGAGAGAAGCGTTGCAGTTGTATTTTGACATGATTAAAGTTGGTGTGTCTCCTAATGAGTTTACCTTTGTTAAGCTTTTAGGTGCCTCTTCCTTTCTCGGTTTGGAGTTTGGTAAAATGATTCATAGCAACATAATCGTTAGGGGAGTTCCGCTGAATGTTGTATTGAAGACTTCTCTTATTGATTTCTACTCGAGATTCTCTCTGATGGAAGATTCTTTGAGGGTTTTGAATTCGACTGGAGAACAGGATGTGTTTCTTTGGACGTCTGTGGTATCAGGGTTTGTAAGAAACTTGAGAGCCAAAGAAGCTATTGGTACGTTTCTTCAGATGCGAGATTTGGGTTTGCAGCCCAATAACTTCACATACTCTGCAATATTGAGCTTGTGTTCATCTATCCGGTCGCTAGAGTTAGGCAAGCAGATTCACTCACAAATGATTAAGGTTGGCTTGGAGGGAAACACTGATGTCGGGAATGCACTTGTAGATATGTATATGAAGTGCTCAGCATCAGAAGTAGAAGCTTTGGGAGTCTTCGCAGCAATGATCTCACCAAACGTCATCTCTTGGACAACATTAATCTTAGGTCTTGTTGATCACGGGTTTGAGCAAGATTGTTTTGGACTATTGATGGAGATGGTAGCACAAGGGGTAGAACCTAATGGTGTTACTCTATCTGGTGTTCTCCGAGCCTGCAGCAAATTGAAGTCTATAAGACAGGTACTAGAGATCCATGGATATCTACTCAGAAGACACGTAGATGGTGAAATAATAATAGGGAATTCACTCGTTGATGCATATGCCAGCTTGAATAAGGTGGATTATGCCTGGAAAGCGACTAGGCTGATGGACAGGAGGGATGATATCACTTACACGAGCTTGGTAACGAGGTTTAATGAGTTGGGAAAGTACGAAATGGCACTAAGTGTCATCAGTCATATGTTTGCAGATGGAATCAGAATGGATCCTGTTAGCTTAACCGGGTTTATCTCAGCGTCAGCCAACTTGGGCGCTCTTCTAAATGGGAAACATCTTCACTGTTACTCAGAAAAATCCGGGTTTTCTAGCTCGGTTTCGGTTTCAAATAGTCTTGTTGACATGTACGGTAAATGTGGTCTCTTGGAAGATGCAAAGAAAGTTTTCGAAGAAATAGCTATGCCTGATGTGGTTTCATGGAATGGGATGGTATCTGCTTTGGCATCAAACGGTTGTATTTCATCTGCTCTATCTGCATTTGAAGATATGAGGATGAAAGGATTCGAGCCCGATTCAGTAACGTTCGTGATATTGCTCTCTGCTTGTAGTAACGGAAGATTAACAGAGATGGGACTTGAGTATTTCCAATCAATGAAGGATACTTATAACATTGAGCCACAGATAGAGCACTATGTTCATCTGGTTGGTATCTTAGGTCGTGCTGGACGGCTAGAGGAAGCAACAGGAGTTCTAGAGACAATGCAGTTAAAACCAAATGCTATGATCTTCAAAACATTGTTAAGAGCTTCTAGATACCATGGGAATCTGTCTTTAGGAGAAGATATGGCCAACAAAGGCTTAGCACTTGCACCATCTGATCCAGCATTCTACATTCTTTTGGCTGACTTATACGAAGAATCTGGAAAACCAGAGTTGGCCCAAAAGACTAGAAACTTAATGAGTGAGAAGGGTTTGGGTAAGAAGCCAAGCCAAAGCTCTGTGGAGGTTCAAGGAAAAGTTCACAGCTTTGTCAGTGAGGATGTTACTACAATGGTAAAAACGAGTGGGATTTATGCAGAGATAGAATCGATAAAGGAAGAAATCAAAAGGTTTGGTTCTTCATACCGAGGTAATGAAAACGCAAGCTTTCACAGTGCAAAACAAGCTGTTGTATATGGTTTTATCTATGCATCACCACAAGCTCCGGTTCATGTTGTTAAGAACAAAATCCTGTGTAAGGACTGCCATGATTTTGTATCTATCTTGACCCGATTAGTCGATAAGAAAATAACTGTTAGAGATGGGAATCAAGTACATATCTTTAAGAATGGCAAATGTTCTTGCAAAAGGGAAGAAACAACATATGTATTCTCCTATGAGGCTTTTAATAAGAATGATAAAACACTTTTGTGA
- the LOC104761292 gene encoding probable WRKY transcription factor 27, which translates to MSSEDWDLFAVVRSCSSSVSTATINTNSCVGHEDDGGNCKQQQDPPPPPLFTHIHGDRDSSSSCNELQESCKPFLPVTTTTTTWSPPPLLPPPPPIVSSPAPNVSMKQEQLLLESQDQKPPLGVRVFPPPTSSSVFVFRGQRDQLLQQQSQPPLRSRKRKNQQKRTICHVTQENLSSDMWAWRKYGQKPIKGSPYPRNYYRCSSSKGCLARKQVERSNLDPNIFIVTYTGEHTHPRPTHRNSLAGSTRNKSQPVNPIPKPDSSGQTVLGSNAVKEEIHLSPTTPLKGNDDVQGTNGDEDMISQEVNMEDEEEDVEEVEEEDDEDVGEDDDMDDLLIPNLAVRDRDDLFFAGNFSSWSAGSAGDGGG; encoded by the exons ATGTCCTCCGAGGATTGGGATCTCTTCGCCGTCGTCAGAAGCTGCAGCTCCTCTGTTTCCACAGCTACTATAAACACCAACTCTTGTGTTGGTCATGAAGACGACGGAGGAAActgtaaacaacaacaagatcctcctcctcctcctctgttcaCACACATCCATGGAGACagagactcttcttcttcttgcaacGAGCTACAAGAGTCTTGCAAACCTTTTTTACccgttactactactactacaacttggtctcctcctcctctacttccacctcctcctcctataGTTTCATCACCAGCTCCTAATGTCTCAATGAAACAAGAACAACTACTTCTCGAATCACAAGATCAGAAACCTCCTCTAGGTGTTAGGGTTTTCCCACCGcccacttcttcttctgtctttgtTTTCAGAGGTCAACGCGACcagcttcttcaacaacaatCTCAACCTCCTCTTCGATCTAGAAAAAG AAAGAATCAGCAAAAGAGAACCATATGTCATGTAACGCAAGAGAATCTCTCTTCTGATATGTGGGCTTGGCGTAAATACGGTCAAAAACCCATCAAAGGCTCTCCTTATCCAAg GAATTACTATAGATGCAGTAGCTCAAAAGGATGTTTAGCTCGAAAACAAGTTGAAAGAAGTAATTTAGATCCTAATATCTTCATAGTAACTTACACCGGAGAACACACTCATCCACGTCCAACTCACCGGAACTCTCTCGCGGGTAGTACTCGAAACAAATCTCAACCCGTTAACCCGATTCCTAAACCCGACTCGTCAGGTCAAACCGTTCTTGGGTCTAATGCGGTTAAAGAAGAGATACATCTTTCACCGACGACACCGTTGAAAGGAAACGACGACGTTCAAGGAACCAACGGAGATGAAGATATGATTAGTCAAGAAGTCAACATggaagacgaagaggaagatgtagaagaagtagaagaagaagatgatgaagatgttggtgaagatgatgacatggatgatCTTTTGATACCTAATTTAGCGGTGAGAGATCGAGATGATTTGTTCTTCGCTGGTAATTTTTCCTCTTGGTCCGCCGGATCCGCCGGTGACGGTGGTGGATGA
- the LOC104761294 gene encoding ABC transporter G family member 8-like, protein MENSALHPPETAAYTLTTSSISYTKPKTSFSPIRFPATEPPSFILRNITLTAHPTEILAVVGPSGAGKSTLLDILASKTSPTSGSILLNSIPINPSSYRKISSYVPQHDSFFPLLTVSETFSFAARLLLPNPSKVFETVTSLLSELNLTHLSDTRLAQGLSGGERRRVSIGLSLLHDPCFLLLDEPTSGLDSKSAFDVIHILKSIAVSRQRTVILSIHQPSFKILSIIDRLLLLSKGTVAYHGRLDSLEGTLLSKGFTVPPQLNSLEYAMEILQELRESNENTDVITLPLTDNRKQREKQSIVRYRTSRITEVSLLSRRFWKIISRTRQLLLTNALEALVVGLVLGTIYINIGIGKEGIEKRFGMFAFTLTFLLSSTTETLPIFINERPILLRETSSGVYRLSSHILANTLVFLPYLFVISIIYSVSVYFLIGLCPTWQAFGYFVLVIWIILLMANSFVLFLSSLAPNYIAGTSLVTILLAAFFLFSGYFISKESLPKYWLFMYFFSMYKYALDALLINEYSCLASKCLVWLEEAQTKICVVTGGDVLNKKALHEKQRWFNVYVLLGFFVLYRVLCFLVLLRRVSGSNR, encoded by the coding sequence ATGGAAAACTCTGCGCTGCATCCGCCGGAAACGGCGGCCTACACACTAACCACCTCTTCAATCTCCTACACCAAACCCAAAACCTCTTTCTCCCCCATACGCTTCCCGGCGACTGAGCCACCCTCCTTTATCCTCCGCAACATTACTCTCACCGCTCATCCCACCGAGATCCTCGCCGTCGTTGGTCCTTCCGGCGCCGGAAAATCAACTCTCCTCGACATTCTCGCCTCTAAAACCTCCCCAACCTCCGGCTCAATCCTCCTTAACTCCATTCCCATTAACCCTTCCTCTTATCGCAAAATCTCTTCTTATGTTCCTCAACACGACTCGTTCTTCCCACTCCTCACCGTCTCTGAAACCTTCTCCTTCGCCGCTCGTCTCTTGCTCCCAAACCCATCAAAAGTCTTTGAAACCGTAACCTCTCTTCTCTCAGAACTTAACCTAACACATCTTTCAGACACAAGACTCGCTCAGGGCTTATCCGGTGGCGAAAGAAGAAGAGTCTCTATAGGTTTAAGCCTCCTTCATGACCCTTGCTTTCTCCTCCTTGACGAACCCACTTCCGGTTTAGATAGTAAATCCGCTTTTGACGTCATTCACATTCTCAAATCCATTGCTGTTTCAAGACAACGGACCGTGATCTTGTCCATTCACCAACCTAGCTTCAAGATTCTTTCTATCATCGATCGCTTGTTACTTCTTTCGAAAGGAACTGTTGCATACCACGGAAGGCTTGACTCCCTCGAAGGTACCTTGCTCTCCAAGGGATTCACCGTCCCTCCGCAGCTCAATTCTCTCGAATACGCCATGGAGATACTTCAAGAACTCCGAGAATCCAACGAAAACACCGACGTTATCACTCTTCCTTTAACTGATAACcggaaacagagagaaaagcaGAGTATTGTTCGATATAGAACATCAAGAATCACCGAGGTAAGCCTTCTCTCGAGAAGATTCTGGAAGATCATATCCAGGACAAGACAGCTACTTCTAACCAATGCATTAGAAGCCCTTGTAGTTGGTCTTGTCCTTGGAACTATCTACATCAACATCGGAATCGGTAAAGAAGGAATCGAGAAAAGATTCGGCATGTTCGCTTTCACGCTCACTTTTCTCCTCTCTTCAACAACTGAAACCCTCCCGATCTTCATCAACGAGCGTCCGATTCTTCTGAGAGAGACTTCGAGTGGTGTTTACAGACTCTCCTCTCACATTCTCGCCAACACACTCGTTTTCTTGCCGTATTTGTTCGTTATCTCAATCATTTACTCTGTTTCGGTCTATTTCCTCATTGGTCTCTGCCCCACGTGGCAAGCTTTTGGGTACTTCGTTCTCGTGATATGGATTATTCTGCTAATGGCGAactcttttgttctcttcttgaGCTCTCTTGCCCCAAATTACATTGCGGGAACCTCTCTGGTGACGATTCTTCTAGCggctttctttttgttctccGGTTACTTCATTTCCAAGGAAAGTCTACCAAAGTACTGGCTTTTTATGTACTTCTTCTCAATGTATAAGTATGCATTGGATGCACTTCTGATAAACGAGTACTCGTGCTTGGCCTCTAAGTGTTTGGTCTGGTTGGAGGAAGCTCAAACGAAGATCTGCGTGGTGACTGGGGGTGACGTGTTGAATAAGAAAGCACTTCATGAGAAACAGAGgtggtttaatgtttatgttttgttaggGTTCTTCGTACTTTATCGTgtgttgtgttttcttgttctCCTTAGAAGGGTTTCAGGTTCGAACAggtaa